One window of the Pyrus communis chromosome 17, drPyrComm1.1, whole genome shotgun sequence genome contains the following:
- the LOC137721873 gene encoding inositol transporter 1 — protein sequence MTLDSAMPGSSGYLDLHPERKMFYFKNPYILGLTVVAGIGGLLFGYDTGVISGALLYIKDDFEVVKDSSFLQETIVSMALVGAIIGAAAGGWINDSYGRKKATLLADVVFAIGAVVMAAAPDPYVLILGRLLVGLGVGVASVTAPVYIAEASPSEIRGGLVSTNVLMITGGQFLSYLINLGFTEVPGTWRWMLGVSAVPAVIQFTLMLFLPESPRWLFLKDDKDKAIDVMSKIYDVARLQDEIDYLSSQAEEEQHKKKSVSYLNVFRSKEIRLAFLAGAGLQAFQQFTGINTVMYYSPTIVQMAGIQSNQLAILLSLIVAAMNAAGTVLGIYLIDHFGRKKLALSSLSGVIVSLVILSGAFFFQSSGSTSVIYGYIAVIGLALYIGFFAPGMGPVPWTVNSEIYPEAYRGICGGMSATVNWISNLIVAQTFLSVAESAGTGATFLILAVVAVIAFIFVIVYLPETKGLTFEEVERIWKERAWGSSGCNTQSLLEQGDES from the exons GTGTGATTTCAGGGGCCCTTCTGTATATCAAAGACGATTTTGAGGTTGTCAAGGACAGTAGTTTCCTTCAG GAAACAATTGTAAGCATGGCCTTGGTTGGTGCTATTATTGGAGCTGCTGCTGGGGGTTGGATTAATGATTCTTATGGACGTAAGAAGGCTACTCTTCTTGCTGATGTTGTCTTTGCTATTGGGGCTGTTGTCATGGCTGCTGCTCCAGATCCATATGTTCTTATACTGGGGCGACTACTGGTTGGCCTCGGTGTTGGTGTGGCATCTGTTACTGCTCCTGTTTATATTGCAGAAGCATCACCATCAGAAATAAGGGGAGGACTAGTGAGCACGAATGTTCTTATGATAACTGGCGGCCAGTTTCTTTCCTACCTCATAAATCTTGGTTTTACAGAG GTCCCTGGGACATGGCGATGGATGCTTGGAGTATCAGCTGTTCCAGCTGTCATTCAGTTCACTCTTATGCTGTTTCTGCCAGAGTCTCCCCGATGGCTTTTTCTGAAG GATGATAAAGATAAAGCCATTGATGTGATGTCCAAAATATATGATGTGGCGCGCCTACAGGACGAAATAGATTACCTTTCTTCTCAAGCAGAGGAAGAACAACATAAGAAGAAGAGTGTTAGCTACTTAAATGTTTTCAGATCAAAAGAAATCAGACTTGCGTTTCTGGCTGGTGCTGGACTTCAG GCATTTCAGCAATTCACCGGTATAAATACGGTCATGTACTACAGCCCAACAATCGTCCAGATGGCTGGCATCCAATCCAACCAATTAGCTATTTTACTGTCCCTTATTGTGGCTGCCATGAACGCTGCGGGAACAGTTCTTGGCATTTATCTTATTGACCATTTTGGCCGGAAGAAGCTGGCCCTCTCAAGCTTAAGTGGTGTTATTGTATCACTTGTCATCCTCTCGGGTGCTTTTTTCTTTCAGTCATCTGGTTCTACAAGTGTAATCTATGGGTATATAGCAGTTATAGGTTTAGCCCTATACATTGGTTTCTTTGCACCGGGGATGGGACCAGTGCCATGGACCGTGAACTCGGAGATATATCCTGAAGCATATAGAGGGATATGTGGAGGCATGTCAGCTACTGTTAATTGGATATCAAATTTGATTGTAGCCCAAACATTCCTTTCGGTCGCTGAATCTGCGGGAACTGGTGCAACTTTCTTGATCCTTGCGGTTGTGGCCGTCATTGCGTTTATTTTTGTGATCGTGTACCTTCCGGAGACAAAGGGCTTGACATTTGAGGAAGTGGAAAGGATATGGAAGGAGAGAGCTTGGGGCAGCAGTGGTTGCAACACACAGAGCCTTCTTGAGCAAGGAGATGAGTCTTAG